In one window of Helianthus annuus cultivar XRQ/B chromosome 17, HanXRQr2.0-SUNRISE, whole genome shotgun sequence DNA:
- the LOC110924842 gene encoding extensin-2-like encodes MDEDPIMPPSGTPTHPIDISSGLNSYAGLPYQVPGEWAEWWGRYKWEFTPSYHNTPPPPPPEEPYLQAVTPPPPSVEEQPPPEPPRRRRNARMSVRGGPRISSPQASSNYPPILEDPQMGGPSNVAPMIDTTLATFALPPPPMGFENPIPTYPDATGYNPFEPSAPTGYNYQAPPYDPYVEVAIHNAMYPSPFSSSIPN; translated from the coding sequence ATGGACGAAGATCCAATCATGCCACCATCTGGGACGCCTACGCATCCCATAGACATTTCCAGTGGTTTAAATTCTTATGCGGGATTGCCTTATCAAGTCCCCGGTGAATGGGCCGAATGGTGGGGAAGATACAAGTGGGAGTTTACTCCCTCTTATCacaacacaccaccaccacctccaccagaGGAACCATATCTGCAAGCAGTGACACCGCCACCACCATCAGTGGAGGAACAACCACCTCCAGAACCACCAAGGAGGAGGAGAAACGCACgaatgtccgtgcgagggggccCACGAATTAGTTCCCCCCAAGCTTCAAGCAACTATCCCCCTATTCTTGAGgatccacaaatgggtggaccctcAAATGTCGCGCCGATGATTGACACCACACTGGCTACTTTTGCATTACCGCCGCCGCCAATGGGTTTTGAAAACCCAATCCCTACCTACCCAGATGCGACTGGGTATAACCCGTTTGAACCATCAGCTCCTACGGGTTACAACTATCAAGCACCTCCATACGACCCTTATGTTGAGGTGGCCATTCATAACGCCATGTATCCTTCGCCTTTTTCCTCCAGCATACCCAACTAG